From Medicago truncatula cultivar Jemalong A17 chromosome 7, MtrunA17r5.0-ANR, whole genome shotgun sequence, a single genomic window includes:
- the LOC25497953 gene encoding beta-glucosidase 24 codes for MSIITKRFGNNDELLDTAHYVITGFGSASVQIGREYPISFKGFQNSSSIPKRASFPSNFIFGVGSSAMQIEGAAHEGGRGLGVWDELAATFVDGDKFSTLIEHYKRYKEDVQHLKHLGVDSYRMSISWSRVMPNGTLRGGINKEGINFYNNLINELLKNGIEPFVTIMHFDYPLALQQKFGGFLNRSIVHHYKDYCELLFKTYGDRVKHWTTFNEPTATPILHMHGIDNDAAERCQDTGKCSEAYTILHNYLICHAAAVKLYRQKFQATQGGEIGLVLQAQNFVPYSSKEEDVDAAQRLMDFTYGWVLNPIYHGDYPQIMRKLVGNRLPEFTKKEKHMLKGSLDFIGVNYYMSIFARHESNRSKMYYIDNFDALAATTEFNAEGNTLGPMEQYSKFHVYPEGLYNILIYINEKYQNPKIYITENGIASPNMTNPLKDENRIAYIATHINATKAAIDNGVNVRGYFAWPAFDTFEFHQGYSGHWGLYHVDFNDNLKRVPKASAEWYKNLLTSNC; via the exons atgagcATTATCACGAAAAGGTTTGGTAACAATGATgagttgctagataccgctcact ATGTAATAACTGGTTTTGGGTCTGCTTCAGTACAG ATAGGAAGAGAATATCCGATTTCATTCAAGGGGTTCCAAAATTCTTCAAGTATTCCTAAGCGTGCATCTTTTCCATCTAATTTTATCTTTGGTGTCGGTTCTTCTGCCATGCAG ATTGAAGGAGCTGCTCATGAAGGAGGTAGAGGATTAGGAGTGTGGGATG AACTTGCAGCAACGTTTGTGGATGGTGATAAGTTTTCTACATTAATTGAACATTACAAGCGATACAAG gaGGATGTACAACATTTGAAGCATCTTGGAGTGGATTCTTACCGAATGTCTATCTCATGGAGTAGAGTTATGCCaa ATGGAACCTTGAGAGGGGGGATAAATAAAGAAGGTATCAACTTCTACAACAATTTGATCAATGAATTACTTAAAAATG GTATTGAGCCTTTTGTGACTATCATGCATTTTGACTACCCGCTTGCCCTTCAACAAAAGTTTGGTGGTTTCTTAAATCGCAGCATTGT GCATCATTACAAGGATTATTGTGAACTACTTTTCAAAACATATGGAGATAGAGTGAAGCATTGGACAACATTCAATGAACCAACCGCCACACCTATCCTTCACATGCATGGCATTGATAATGACGCTGCTGAACGATGCCAAGATACAGGAAAGTGTTCAGAAGCTTATACAATCCTTCACAACTATCTTATTTGCCATGCTGCAGCAGTAAAGTTATACAGACAAAAATTTCAA GCAACACAAGGGGGAGAAATTGGACTTGTTTTACAAGCTCAAAATTTTGTTCCCTATAGttcaaaagaagaagatgtGGATGCTGCTCAAAGATTAATGGATTTCACTTATGGATG GGTTTTAAATCCAATATACCATGGAGATTATCCACAAATAATGAGAAAATTAGTAGGGAATAGGTTGCCTGAATTCACTAAAAAGGAGAAACATATGCTCAAAGGAAGTTTAGACTTTATCGGAGTCAATTATTATATGTCTATCTTTGCTAGACATGAATCAAATAGAAGCAAAATGTACTATATTGACAATTTTGATGCATTAGCTGCAACTACAG AATTTAATGCAGAAGGAAATACCCTTGGACCTATG GAACAATATAGTAAATTTCATGTCTACCCCGAAGGATTATATAACATTTTAATATACATAAATGAAAAGTACCAAAATCCCAAAATCTACATCACTGAAAATg GTATTGCTTCTCCCAATATGACAAATCCATTGAAAGACGAAAATCGGATCGCTTACATTGCAACACATATAAATGCTACTAAAGCAGCAATTGA CAATGGTGTAAACGTTCGTGGTTACTTTGCCTGGCCGGCATTTGATACCTTTGAATTTCATCAGGGCTATTCTGGACATTGGGGGCTTTATCATGTTGACTTTAATGATAATCTCAAGCGTGTACCAAAGGCTAGTGCTGAATGGTATAAAAATTTGTTGACATCGAATTGTTAA